A single Epinephelus fuscoguttatus linkage group LG13, E.fuscoguttatus.final_Chr_v1 DNA region contains:
- the spc25 gene encoding kinetochore protein Spc25 encodes MSSITDPNMSIRFTSAMEEIHNKQLKTYGEIIDVTTELCQSHRQFVKSALDTCLKKCKDDEILFDTIQTFTRDLEQKNASLKGKQHAISEMISEIQHKEMQKDDIIQKIEKLKEEQVKRKELIESQNKANKLRLRNLQKARVVFQDHLGMEIRTISGKTQVVKGGKLQFVFRNISPSDPDSAYVVTMGITEDRSYQIVSSDPALECLPALERRLQETNNLAAFLANIRKEFISQARS; translated from the exons ATGTCTTCCATTACCGATCCAAACATGAGTATCAGGTTCACCAGTGCGATGGAGGAGATCCACAACAAACAGCTTAAAACATATGGGGAGATAATTGACGTGACTACAGAGCTGTGCCAGTCCCACAGACAGTTTGTGAAGTCGGCACTTG ATACATGTTTAAAGAAATGTAAGGACGATGAGATTCTGTTTGACACAATACAGACATTCACAAGAG ACTTGGAACAGAAAAATGCATCTTTGAAAGGCAAACAGCATGCCATTTCTGAAATGATATCTGAGATTCAGCACAAGGAGATGCAGAAAGATGACATCATCCAGAAGATAGAGAAACTTAAAGAAGAACAAGTCAAGAGAAAAGAGT tgATCGAGTCTCAAAATAAAGCAAACAAACTCAGACTGAGGAATCTTCAGAAAGCCAGAGTCGTCTTTCAGGATCATTTGGGGATGGAGATACGAACAATCTCTGGCAAAACACAAGTGGTTAAAG GTGGaaagctgcagtttgttttccGGAATATCAGCCCTTCAGATCCGGACAGCGCCTACGTTGTCACAATGGGGATTACAGAAGACAGATCATACCAGA TTGTGTCAAGTGACCCTGCGCTCGAGTGTTTGCCAGCCTTGGAGAGACGGCTTCAAGAGACCAATAACTTAGCCGCATTCCTGGCAAATATCAGGAAGGAGTTTATCTCTCAGGCACGCAGCTGA
- the LOC125899216 gene encoding glucose-6-phosphatase 2-like, protein MIYDATLRYKAIVTVEGFHGALTGAEKAAVTHRHTDREPQMDFVYSSGVLVIQHLQNNYREYHDFLNFMSTVGDPRNIFSVYFPLWFHLSHDVGTKMIWVAVVGDWLNLVFKWIMFGQRPYWWVRETHIYHNDSFPHLEQFHITCETGPGSPSGHAMGSACVWYVMITSALNFIRPSSTVTSVQSFQRFRLLRSCLWMAFWVIQISVCISRVFVATHFPHQVILGVVAGMLVAKAFDHIPSVYNASMKVYLRTNFCLFTSAICFYLLLKLTDIDPLWSVDKAKKWCANQDWIHLDTTPFAGLVRNLGALFGLGLAVNSQMFFQSCKGKNGYKIRFKIMCVTATLTTLKLYDFIKIPTHTEVLFYILSFCKSASVPLGVVAVIPYCVHLLIGDEDRKLA, encoded by the exons ATGATTTATGATGCCACGTTGAGATATAAAGCTATCGTCACAGTGGAAGGGTTTCATGGTGCTTTGACTGGtgctgaaaaagcagctgttacacacagacacacagacagagagcctcAGATGGACTTTGTCTACAGCAGTGGGGTGCTGGTTATACAGCACCTCCAGAACAACTATAGGGAATACCACGATTTCCTCAACTTCATGTCAACTGTGGGAGACCCTCGTAATATTTTCTCAGTGTATTTCCCCCTCTGGTTCCATCTCAGTCATGATGTGGGCACCAAGATGATATGGGTGGCTGTTGTCGGGGACTGGTTAAATCTTGTTTTCAAATG GATTATGTTTGGGCAGCGACCGTACTGGTGGGTGCGAGAAACTCACATCTACCACAACGATTCTTTCCCACATTTGGAGCAATTTCACATCACGTGTGAAACAGGGCCAG GAAGTCCATCTGGTCATGCCATGGGTTCAGCATGTGTTTGGTATGTGATGATCACCTCTGCTCTCAACTTCATCAGGCCCTCCTCCACTGTCACTTCAGTACAGAGTTTCCAAAG GTTTCGTCTTCTGAGGTCATGTCTGTGGATGGCTTTTTGGGTCATTCAGATAAGCGTTTGCATCTCCAGGGTTTTTGTTGCAACACATTTCCCACATCAGGTTATCCTCGGCGTTGTTGCTG GTATGTTGGTTGCCAAGGCGTTTGATCACATCCCCTCAGTCTACAATGCAAGCATGAAAGTGTACCTCCGGACcaatttttgtcttttcacttcAGCTATTTGCTTTTATCTGCTCCTCAAATTGACGGACATTGATCCCTTGTGGTCAGTTGATAAAGCCAAGAAGTGGTGTGCTAACCAAGATTGGATCCATCTTGACACCACACCGTTTGCTGGTCTGGTGAGAAATCTGGGAGCCCTATTTGGTCTGGGCCTGGCGGTGAACTCTCAGATGTTTTTTCAGAGCTGTAAGGGGAAGAACGGCTACAAAATCAGATTCAAAATTATGTGTGTGACAGCAACTCTCACAACTCTGAAGCTGTATGACTTTATCAAAATACCCACTCACACTGAGGTTctgttttacattttgtcattttgtaaGAGCGCTTCAGTTCCTCTCGGTGTGGTTGCTGTCATTCCCTACTGTGTTCATTTGCTGATTGGAGATGAGGACAGGAAGTTGGCTTAG